Proteins co-encoded in one Desulfitobacterium hafniense DCB-2 genomic window:
- a CDS encoding NAD(P)-binding protein, with product MKEVTKQQRIRVTVNGRQMEVYGDLTILQALLQEDIHIPHLCYDIRLERSNGNCGLCVVELGEGSEQQDVKACHTPIQEGMIIHTNSPRLEHYRKIRLEQILADHNADCVAPCVMTCPANIDIQSYLSHAGNGNFETAIKVIKERNPFPIVCGRVCPHSCEAQCRRNLIDEPVAINHVKRFIADWDIAHEQPWAPRKKAATGKKIAVVGAGSSGLSAAYYSAIQGHDVTVFERHPRAGGMMRYGIPEYRLPKETLDREIGLIADLGVKIMTNKALGTHIRLEDLHQDFDAVYLAIGSWRATPLQIEGDNLEGVWLGINFLEQVTKGADIKLGEHVVVIGGGNTAIDCARTALRKGAGSVKLVYRRTREEMPAESYEVEEAIHEGVEMYFLTAPHKIVAEGGRKLLHCIKMTLGEPDRSGRRRPIPIEGSETAFEADTIIGAIGQSTNTQFLYHDLPVKLNKWGDIEINGKTMQTSEMNIFAGGDCVTGPATVIQAVAAGRHAAEAMDSFLMKGYVKEQPMDYSCSRGSLEDLPQWEFEKIPRLKRAPMPALPPAERRDNFREVETGLSEETARAEARRCLKCGCYERYDCDLRQEASLHHVEFKKPVHERPYIPIVEDHSIIIRDHNKCISCGRCIAACAEVEGPDILSFYMKHGRQLVGTKSGLPLDQTDCVSCGQCVNACPCGALDYRSEIGRVFRAINDPGKTTVAFVAPAVRSVVSSQYGVSYQEASRFIAGLLKKIGFDKVFDFTFAADLTIVEETTEFLTRLQSHKPIPQFTSCCPGWVNFVERRYPEIIPYLSSCKSPQMMMGATVKNHFTELTEIDPKDLYVVSIVPCIAKKYEAARPEFRSEGIRDVDAVLTSTEMLEMADIKLIEPADVEPQDFCEPYKRVSGAGILFGASGGVAEAALRMAVEKLTGEVLTDQLDYQEVRGLQGIKEAAVEAKGKKVNVAVISGLHNVEPILEKIIEGMEVGYDLIEVMACPGGCICGAGHPVPEKIDTLEKRQQVLVNIDQTSRYRKSQENPDILRLYDEYYGEANSPLAHKLLHTHYEAVKREPVAKHDRRMADSAFVTHELTLCTCDKCTAQGSRELFAALSGKIRKLKMDSFVTARTIRLKENHPGQGVYAAIDGKLIETPVEQLEQRIFQHLIR from the coding sequence ATGAAAGAAGTAACGAAGCAGCAACGAATCAGGGTAACTGTCAATGGACGACAGATGGAAGTCTATGGTGATCTGACGATTCTTCAGGCTTTGCTTCAGGAGGATATCCATATCCCCCATTTATGTTACGATATCCGACTGGAGCGTTCTAACGGCAACTGCGGGCTATGTGTGGTGGAGTTGGGAGAAGGCAGCGAACAACAGGATGTGAAAGCCTGCCATACTCCGATTCAGGAAGGTATGATCATTCATACCAACAGTCCGAGGCTGGAGCATTACCGCAAAATTCGTCTGGAGCAGATTCTGGCGGATCATAATGCCGACTGTGTGGCACCCTGCGTCATGACCTGCCCGGCCAATATCGATATCCAGTCTTACCTGAGCCATGCCGGCAACGGCAATTTTGAGACGGCGATTAAGGTCATTAAGGAGCGCAACCCTTTTCCCATCGTTTGCGGAAGAGTCTGCCCTCATTCCTGTGAGGCCCAATGCCGCCGGAATTTAATCGATGAGCCGGTGGCCATCAATCATGTCAAACGATTTATTGCCGACTGGGATATTGCCCATGAACAACCCTGGGCCCCTCGTAAAAAAGCGGCTACCGGCAAAAAAATTGCCGTGGTGGGCGCCGGTTCCTCCGGGCTGAGCGCTGCTTATTACAGCGCCATTCAGGGACATGATGTCACAGTATTCGAACGCCATCCCCGGGCCGGGGGCATGATGCGTTACGGAATTCCGGAATATCGCCTCCCCAAGGAGACTCTGGATCGGGAGATCGGGCTGATTGCCGATCTGGGCGTCAAAATCATGACCAACAAAGCCCTGGGCACTCATATCCGGTTGGAGGATCTGCATCAGGACTTTGATGCAGTCTATCTGGCCATTGGTTCCTGGCGGGCAACACCCCTGCAGATCGAAGGAGATAATCTGGAAGGAGTCTGGCTGGGCATCAACTTCCTGGAGCAGGTGACGAAAGGAGCGGATATTAAGCTGGGTGAGCATGTGGTCGTCATCGGCGGCGGCAATACGGCCATCGACTGCGCCCGGACCGCGCTGCGCAAAGGGGCGGGCTCCGTCAAACTGGTCTATCGCCGGACCCGGGAAGAAATGCCTGCGGAATCCTATGAAGTGGAGGAAGCAATTCACGAGGGGGTTGAAATGTACTTTTTAACCGCCCCCCATAAGATCGTCGCCGAAGGCGGGCGCAAGCTGCTTCATTGTATCAAGATGACCCTTGGGGAGCCGGACCGTTCCGGCCGGCGCCGGCCCATTCCCATCGAAGGCAGCGAGACGGCCTTTGAAGCGGATACGATTATCGGGGCCATCGGTCAAAGCACCAATACCCAGTTCTTATATCATGACCTTCCTGTCAAACTGAATAAGTGGGGAGATATCGAAATCAACGGCAAGACCATGCAGACTTCCGAGATGAATATCTTTGCCGGCGGCGACTGTGTCACAGGTCCGGCTACAGTCATTCAGGCCGTGGCGGCCGGACGTCATGCGGCGGAGGCCATGGACAGCTTTTTGATGAAAGGCTATGTCAAGGAGCAGCCTATGGATTACAGCTGCAGCCGTGGGTCCCTGGAAGATCTGCCTCAGTGGGAATTCGAGAAGATTCCGCGGCTGAAACGGGCCCCCATGCCGGCCCTGCCACCGGCGGAACGACGGGATAATTTCCGGGAAGTGGAGACAGGGCTCAGTGAAGAGACAGCAAGAGCGGAAGCCCGGCGCTGCTTAAAATGCGGCTGCTATGAGCGTTATGACTGTGACTTGCGCCAGGAAGCCAGCCTGCACCATGTTGAGTTTAAGAAGCCGGTCCATGAACGTCCTTATATCCCCATCGTCGAGGATCATTCCATCATCATCCGCGACCACAATAAATGCATCTCCTGCGGCCGCTGCATTGCCGCCTGCGCAGAAGTGGAAGGTCCCGATATTTTGAGCTTCTATATGAAGCATGGCCGTCAGCTGGTGGGGACGAAGAGCGGACTGCCCCTGGATCAGACCGACTGCGTCAGCTGCGGTCAGTGTGTGAATGCCTGTCCTTGCGGCGCTTTGGATTACCGCAGTGAAATCGGCAGGGTATTCAGAGCCATCAATGATCCGGGCAAAACGACCGTAGCGTTTGTGGCTCCGGCAGTGCGCAGTGTGGTCTCTTCCCAGTATGGGGTTTCCTATCAGGAGGCTTCCCGGTTTATTGCCGGACTTCTGAAAAAGATCGGCTTTGATAAAGTTTTTGATTTTACCTTTGCGGCGGATTTGACCATTGTGGAAGAAACCACAGAATTTTTAACCCGCCTGCAAAGCCATAAGCCGATCCCCCAGTTCACCTCCTGTTGTCCGGGCTGGGTCAATTTCGTGGAGCGCCGCTATCCGGAAATCATTCCCTATCTCTCCAGCTGCAAATCCCCCCAGATGATGATGGGAGCTACGGTGAAAAATCACTTTACGGAACTGACGGAAATCGACCCCAAGGATCTTTATGTGGTTTCCATTGTTCCTTGCATAGCCAAAAAGTATGAGGCAGCCCGACCGGAGTTCAGGTCAGAGGGAATCCGGGATGTGGATGCTGTGTTGACCTCTACCGAAATGCTGGAAATGGCGGATATTAAGTTGATCGAGCCCGCCGATGTGGAGCCTCAGGATTTCTGCGAACCCTATAAACGGGTATCCGGGGCGGGGATTCTCTTTGGGGCCTCAGGGGGCGTGGCGGAAGCGGCCCTGCGGATGGCGGTGGAGAAACTGACCGGGGAGGTCTTGACAGACCAGCTGGATTATCAGGAAGTGCGCGGACTCCAGGGGATCAAAGAGGCTGCCGTGGAAGCCAAAGGCAAGAAGGTCAATGTAGCGGTGATCAGCGGACTGCACAATGTTGAGCCGATTCTGGAGAAGATCATTGAAGGTATGGAAGTAGGCTATGATCTGATCGAAGTGATGGCCTGCCCGGGGGGCTGTATCTGCGGAGCGGGACATCCGGTGCCGGAGAAGATCGATACTCTGGAGAAGCGGCAGCAGGTTCTCGTCAATATCGATCAAACCTCCCGGTATCGCAAATCTCAGGAAAACCCCGATATCCTGCGCCTTTATGATGAGTATTACGGAGAAGCCAATTCACCCCTGGCCCACAAATTGCTGCACACCCATTATGAAGCTGTGAAAAGGGAACCTGTTGCCAAACATGACCGTAGAATGGCGGATTCCGCTTTTGTAACCCATGAGCTTACTCTGTGTACCTGTGATAAATGTACGGCTCAAGGTTCAAGAGAATTGTTCGCGGCACTTTCCGGGAAGATCCGGAAGCTGAAAATGGACTCCTTTGTCACGGCCAGAACCATCCGCTTAAAGGAAAATCATCCCGGCCAAGGAGTGTATGCCGCCATTGACGGGAAGCTGATAGAAACCCCGGTGGAGCAGCTTGAGCAGCGGATCTTTCAGCATCTTATTCGCTGA
- a CDS encoding LysR family transcriptional regulator gives MKLEQLHYLKEAIRYRSLSIAARENFISQPSFSAAITGLEKELGVKLLNRSNRGCTPTDICMEIMDRADTIFAMVEEIELLASNSSYCETINIAVVLSICEEILPQVLLEMEADKVFCKVAVASLEGEAIYPRVASGSSVLGIVAYIPKLLTADLKYTPLFEDEYVLYIGQHSPFWEQGSVSLEQMLSQPYIALGDDFATPNSDWAKDILAFSMPKVESQVSNLNTLKKMIINGPYVSLLPRFMVADDIYVKHNLMKPVRIDDIYLAAQFGYIENTRYKLTKNYTVFLDYFRKILTRLGYTVYKTV, from the coding sequence ATGAAGCTGGAACAGTTGCATTATTTAAAAGAAGCGATTCGTTACCGATCCTTGTCTATTGCAGCACGGGAGAACTTTATCTCTCAGCCTTCCTTCAGCGCAGCCATTACCGGTTTAGAAAAAGAACTGGGTGTCAAGCTTTTAAACCGTTCCAACCGTGGCTGCACCCCCACGGATATCTGTATGGAAATTATGGATAGAGCAGATACAATATTTGCCATGGTTGAAGAAATTGAACTGCTGGCCAGCAATAGTTCATATTGTGAGACCATTAATATTGCCGTCGTGTTGAGTATCTGCGAAGAAATCCTGCCTCAGGTGCTTTTGGAGATGGAGGCTGACAAAGTATTTTGTAAGGTAGCTGTGGCATCTTTAGAGGGTGAAGCGATCTATCCCCGTGTTGCCTCAGGGAGTTCGGTTTTAGGGATAGTAGCCTACATCCCCAAATTGCTCACAGCCGATCTCAAGTACACCCCCCTCTTTGAAGATGAGTATGTACTCTATATTGGTCAGCATTCTCCTTTTTGGGAGCAAGGGAGCGTGTCCTTGGAGCAAATGCTGAGTCAGCCTTATATTGCACTGGGGGATGACTTCGCTACCCCGAACAGTGATTGGGCTAAGGATATTCTGGCTTTCTCCATGCCCAAGGTGGAATCCCAGGTCAGCAATTTAAACACCTTGAAAAAGATGATCATCAACGGCCCCTATGTGTCACTTCTCCCGCGCTTTATGGTGGCCGACGATATCTATGTTAAACATAATTTGATGAAGCCGGTGCGGATTGACGATATTTATTTAGCGGCTCAGTTTGGTTACATTGAGAATACCCGCTATAAGCTGACCAAAAATTACACTGTTTTTTTGGATTACTTCAGGAAGATCCTGACCAGACTGGGATACACCGTCTATAAAACGGTTTAA
- a CDS encoding DMT family transporter, whose protein sequence is MKYKPELGILIVTILWGASFAVSKLIMADITPNYYTFLRFAGAFLVLALCFHKRLRHIPKQTLQAGVIIGLAIACGYVLQTMGLNYTSASKAGFLAGLYVVLVPVMESFLCKTLPRYNMILGVFLATAGLALLSLERDFTIGFGDLLVFVGAVFFAVSMVLISRFASKHDPMVLAIIQIGVTALFSLVLAMFTEPGLSPAQFTPALLGLVLFAILFGTAVNTAVQNWAQGYLTATTAALIFVLEPVFAGVFGWLLVGDVIGMKQISGSALIISGMLVTLLLKPGQRPQGKTGHEAQLSGRS, encoded by the coding sequence ATGAAATATAAACCTGAGCTGGGTATACTCATCGTAACCATTCTGTGGGGGGCCAGCTTTGCCGTCAGTAAGCTGATCATGGCGGACATTACCCCTAATTACTATACCTTTTTGCGCTTTGCCGGAGCTTTTCTTGTCTTAGCGCTCTGCTTCCATAAGCGCCTGAGGCATATTCCGAAGCAAACCCTGCAGGCAGGGGTGATCATTGGTTTAGCCATAGCCTGTGGTTATGTTTTGCAGACCATGGGTCTCAATTACACGTCGGCCTCCAAAGCCGGCTTTTTGGCGGGACTCTATGTGGTATTGGTACCGGTTATGGAATCTTTTTTGTGCAAGACTCTGCCAAGATACAATATGATCCTTGGGGTGTTCCTGGCTACCGCAGGCCTTGCCCTGTTAAGCCTGGAAAGAGATTTTACCATCGGCTTTGGTGACCTCCTGGTTTTTGTAGGAGCCGTTTTCTTTGCTGTCAGTATGGTTTTAATCAGCCGCTTTGCCAGCAAACATGATCCGATGGTCCTGGCCATTATCCAAATTGGCGTCACAGCACTTTTTTCCCTGGTCCTGGCTATGTTCACCGAACCCGGATTGTCTCCAGCCCAATTTACACCCGCCTTGCTGGGGTTGGTTCTTTTCGCTATTCTTTTTGGCACGGCGGTCAATACTGCTGTACAGAATTGGGCTCAGGGCTATTTAACAGCCACGACGGCAGCGTTGATCTTCGTTTTGGAGCCGGTATTCGCCGGCGTTTTTGGCTGGCTCCTTGTCGGTGATGTGATCGGGATGAAGCAAATCTCAGGCAGCGCCTTGATCATTAGCGGGATGCTGGTCACCCTGCTGCTCAAGCCGGGCCAGCGTCCGCAGGGTAAAACCGGCCATGAGGCTCAACTGTCCGGCCGCTCCTGA
- a CDS encoding cysteine hydrolase family protein — protein MKVLIVIDMQNDFIDGALGTEEAVNIVDKVKEKIDSYLAAGDTVIYTQDTHTEAYLQTQEGQRLPVEHCIKGTPGWAISPRVYVSGCQVIEKPSFGSIELAELMAGMKEIQSIELIGLCTDICVIANAMILKAKMPEIPIVVDSSCCAGATLAGHQNALQAMKICQIEVQSNRS, from the coding sequence ATGAAGGTTCTAATAGTAATTGACATGCAGAATGATTTTATTGATGGAGCCCTTGGTACGGAGGAAGCGGTAAACATCGTTGATAAAGTGAAAGAGAAGATTGACAGCTATTTAGCTGCCGGTGACACAGTCATTTATACCCAGGACACCCATACTGAGGCCTACCTTCAGACCCAGGAAGGGCAAAGGCTGCCTGTCGAGCATTGCATAAAAGGGACTCCCGGCTGGGCAATCTCCCCAAGGGTGTATGTAAGCGGCTGCCAGGTGATTGAAAAGCCTTCTTTCGGTTCAATCGAGCTTGCTGAATTGATGGCAGGGATGAAGGAAATACAGTCTATCGAGCTGATCGGCCTTTGTACGGATATCTGTGTTATTGCCAATGCCATGATTTTGAAAGCAAAAATGCCGGAGATTCCAATTGTTGTTGACTCATCCTGTTGTGCAGGTGCGACTTTGGCAGGGCATCAAAATGCCCTGCAGGCAATGAAGATCTGTCAGATTGAGGTTCAATCCAACCGCTCCTGA
- a CDS encoding VWA-like domain-containing protein, whose protein sequence is MMSEFENQVQELYAQATLIMEEFYRSQRQGHQAVIHIPQEFKDEFFSLVDQVNLSLLEDKDNFYSYFLMQMSREIRFDITSPTGVNFQGAHYVIHFNPMLFLNLNLQQMASTIKHEILHILSGHLWRAKALQGRYSTLAINMAMNIVVNTYLDYLPPYSVTLEWVNVHYALKLLPFKPFEYYVEEIQAALDLLAADEAAEDQRDGDEANESDKSKDAEKPKEPDQNNDESQIKTAYDPERTHDLWQESSAADEQTLQEFTEKFIAHAQKGSLPGYLENMLSSLRNSQGELPWNLYLKRLMGTVPSDIKKTVTRRNRRQPERLDLRGQLRSHQAKILVALDISGSISDQEFNQAIKEVLAMVKNYNHEIIIVECDSEIRRTYKIKTVRDVQERLKIRGGTRFTPVFEYANEHKINLLIYFTDGQGEEKLQTIPRGYKTLWVISGRGKELSLAKPYGAVKKLKQMAVKDDTLKMSDVKTEGFSMQDQERLD, encoded by the coding sequence ATGATGAGTGAATTTGAGAACCAGGTTCAGGAGCTTTATGCACAAGCAACCCTGATTATGGAGGAATTTTATCGCTCCCAACGCCAGGGACATCAGGCGGTCATTCACATTCCCCAGGAATTCAAGGATGAGTTCTTCAGCCTTGTGGATCAAGTCAATCTCAGTCTGCTGGAAGATAAGGACAATTTCTACAGCTATTTTTTAATGCAAATGTCCCGGGAAATCCGCTTTGATATCACCAGCCCTACAGGCGTGAATTTCCAAGGGGCACACTATGTGATCCATTTTAACCCCATGCTTTTCCTGAATCTCAATCTCCAGCAGATGGCAAGCACCATCAAGCATGAAATACTCCATATCCTCTCCGGGCATTTATGGCGGGCCAAGGCACTGCAAGGCCGCTACAGCACTTTAGCCATCAATATGGCCATGAATATCGTGGTCAATACCTATTTGGATTATCTTCCTCCCTATTCCGTTACCTTGGAATGGGTTAATGTCCATTATGCTTTAAAGCTCCTCCCTTTTAAGCCTTTCGAATATTACGTGGAGGAGATTCAAGCCGCCCTGGACTTGCTGGCCGCTGATGAGGCTGCGGAAGATCAACGGGATGGGGATGAGGCGAATGAGTCTGATAAGTCTAAGGATGCTGAAAAGCCCAAGGAACCTGATCAGAACAATGATGAAAGTCAAATAAAAACAGCTTATGATCCGGAGAGAACCCATGACCTTTGGCAAGAGTCCAGTGCTGCCGATGAACAAACCCTTCAGGAATTTACAGAGAAGTTTATCGCTCATGCCCAGAAAGGCAGCCTTCCCGGTTATCTGGAAAACATGCTCTCCTCCTTGAGAAACAGCCAGGGAGAGCTGCCCTGGAATCTCTATCTTAAACGGTTGATGGGAACGGTTCCCAGCGACATTAAAAAAACGGTCACCCGCCGCAATAGAAGACAGCCTGAACGCTTGGATTTAAGAGGCCAACTGAGAAGTCATCAAGCCAAAATTCTCGTCGCCCTGGATATCAGCGGCAGCATCAGCGATCAGGAATTTAACCAAGCCATCAAAGAAGTTCTGGCCATGGTGAAGAATTACAATCATGAAATCATCATCGTGGAATGCGACAGTGAAATCAGGCGGACATATAAGATTAAAACGGTCCGGGATGTTCAGGAGCGGCTCAAAATCCGCGGCGGCACCCGCTTTACCCCGGTTTTTGAGTATGCTAATGAGCATAAGATCAACTTATTAATCTATTTTACCGATGGCCAAGGTGAAGAAAAGCTCCAGACCATCCCCCGGGGATATAAGACCCTCTGGGTCATTTCCGGGAGAGGGAAAGAGCTTTCCTTAGCCAAACCTTATGGCGCGGTGAAGAAGCTGAAGCAGATGGCAGTCAAAGATGATACCCTGAAGATGAGTGATGTGAAGACGGAAGGGTTCTCTATGCAGGATCAGGAGCGGTTGGATTGA
- a CDS encoding ATP-binding protein yields the protein MNYTDTLKSVDLVLATGEVPLIIGESGIGKTALAKELAQQNQWSLVIINGNLLKEGEIGGLPTIESYVFSGPEAVNPLAATAAKTVGNEQGILQEKKSTVYAVHHKLREIDEAIARGQTVLLFIDEINRCEHTVQQELMNLILNREINGYILPEGVKILAAMNPSSKYGSDFDYQVVDMDAAQENRFVWLFMKPDHKQWIDWAIGAGIEPKVIEFISTFPDYLHKINEDDLRATPRSYERISSSYKIYQENKDSIPRSVFLNVVKGNVGRVIAEEFVNFAEADYSPLIAYDDIFSGTSLPESLRDKVKEESHTRLYLSARNILQTLESHLSKTPANAPDHAQSSMDRLVAFLKLYPVDLKIGIMKDIRSSYPEIYRQAIENEGFVDSYFESYGSLR from the coding sequence ATGAATTACACCGACACCTTAAAAAGTGTTGACTTAGTTCTGGCCACGGGAGAGGTCCCTTTGATCATCGGGGAAAGCGGCATCGGCAAAACAGCCTTAGCCAAGGAACTGGCTCAGCAAAACCAGTGGAGCCTGGTGATTATCAACGGAAATCTCCTCAAAGAAGGTGAAATCGGCGGCCTGCCAACCATAGAATCCTACGTCTTTAGCGGGCCTGAGGCGGTTAATCCCCTGGCCGCAACAGCAGCAAAAACCGTTGGAAATGAGCAGGGCATTCTCCAGGAAAAGAAAAGCACGGTCTATGCCGTTCATCATAAACTGCGGGAGATCGACGAAGCCATCGCGCGTGGCCAAACCGTCCTCTTGTTTATTGACGAGATCAACCGCTGTGAACATACGGTCCAGCAGGAACTGATGAATCTCATCCTTAACCGGGAAATCAACGGCTATATCTTACCTGAAGGAGTTAAAATCCTGGCCGCCATGAATCCTTCCAGCAAATACGGCTCAGATTTCGATTATCAGGTGGTGGATATGGATGCCGCCCAGGAAAACCGCTTTGTCTGGCTTTTCATGAAGCCTGATCATAAACAGTGGATCGATTGGGCCATCGGGGCCGGAATTGAGCCCAAGGTGATTGAATTTATTTCCACCTTCCCTGACTATCTGCACAAGATCAACGAAGATGATCTCAGGGCCACCCCACGCAGCTATGAGCGGATATCCAGCAGTTATAAGATCTATCAGGAGAACAAGGACTCCATTCCCCGCTCCGTGTTCTTGAATGTAGTCAAAGGCAATGTGGGACGGGTAATCGCCGAGGAATTTGTCAACTTTGCCGAAGCCGATTATTCCCCTCTCATCGCTTATGACGACATTTTTTCCGGGACTTCCCTGCCGGAATCTCTCCGGGACAAGGTCAAAGAAGAAAGCCATACCCGGCTTTATCTCTCCGCCAGGAATATTCTCCAAACCCTGGAATCTCATCTTAGCAAGACTCCCGCCAATGCTCCTGACCATGCCCAGTCCTCTATGGATAGACTGGTGGCGTTTTTAAAACTTTACCCAGTAGATTTAAAGATCGGCATTATGAAGGATATTAGAAGCAGCTACCCGGAAATCTATCGGCAAGCCATTGAAAATGAAGGCTTTGTTGATTCCTATTTCGAATCCTATGGTTCCCTCAGGTGA
- a CDS encoding GntR family transcriptional regulator, with product MNTQINWRTKTEMIYSTLREAIVSGDIKTGEKIVLSKVASDLGVSPSPVREAIKQLAAEGLIDLTAHTEAVVSRLSEKDFREFTEIRVILESEATKCATKQVTPEFIAKLEDILAKMQECVDQEDSKRYGVLNREFHETIYESCGNEQLTKLIDSITVRTDRARAVFSYDYSRLMESFQEHQDIVEAIKAGQAEKAGDIVATQTRAGLESYLKHSLNQ from the coding sequence ATGAATACGCAAATTAATTGGAGAACAAAAACCGAAATGATCTATAGCACCCTTCGGGAAGCTATTGTATCCGGCGATATTAAAACCGGTGAGAAAATTGTTCTGAGTAAAGTGGCCAGCGACCTCGGCGTAAGCCCGAGTCCGGTTCGCGAAGCCATCAAGCAATTAGCGGCGGAAGGATTAATCGATCTGACCGCTCATACTGAAGCTGTGGTCAGCCGTTTGTCAGAAAAAGATTTTCGCGAGTTCACTGAAATAAGGGTTATCCTGGAGTCTGAGGCGACAAAATGTGCAACGAAACAAGTAACTCCGGAATTTATAGCAAAACTCGAAGATATTTTGGCAAAAATGCAGGAATGCGTGGATCAGGAAGATTCGAAGCGTTATGGTGTATTGAACCGTGAATTTCATGAGACGATTTATGAATCTTGCGGCAATGAGCAGCTGACAAAGCTGATTGACTCTATTACTGTCAGGACGGACCGGGCGCGGGCGGTTTTCAGCTATGACTACTCACGCTTGATGGAATCCTTTCAGGAGCATCAGGATATTGTTGAGGCGATCAAAGCCGGCCAGGCAGAGAAGGCGGGGGATATCGTTGCCACTCAAACCCGGGCAGGTTTGGAATCGTATTTAAAACATTCTCTTAATCAGTAG
- a CDS encoding cytochrome c3 family protein, producing the protein MTSVKKVPATKTIGVVMIVIMLFALTALVFGCVPSTETGAKGNSPEAPANDPYAVSFTWETNADCSVCHQKEHNSFADATTKAGVHSTLPCSTCHTDSALSTVHKEVTSASKTPIRLRSTKVEQATCLNCHENLESLAQKSAGTTVLTDAKGTVVNPHALPETSDHAIISCVSCHKMHTAEAVEKTAQDLCISCHHEKVFTCYTCHD; encoded by the coding sequence ATGACATCTGTAAAGAAAGTACCTGCTACCAAGACCATCGGCGTGGTTATGATTGTGATCATGCTGTTTGCCCTGACTGCCCTCGTCTTCGGCTGTGTGCCCAGCACCGAAACAGGCGCCAAGGGCAACTCCCCGGAAGCTCCGGCGAATGACCCGTATGCTGTCTCGTTCACCTGGGAGACCAATGCTGATTGCAGCGTGTGTCACCAAAAGGAACACAATTCCTTTGCCGATGCCACCACAAAGGCAGGGGTTCATTCCACCCTCCCCTGCTCGACCTGCCATACGGACAGCGCCCTTTCCACCGTTCACAAAGAGGTAACGAGCGCCTCAAAGACACCGATCCGACTGAGGTCAACGAAGGTTGAACAGGCTACCTGCCTGAACTGCCACGAAAACCTTGAGAGCCTTGCGCAAAAATCAGCCGGCACAACTGTTCTTACCGATGCCAAAGGTACGGTTGTCAATCCGCATGCACTGCCCGAAACCAGCGACCACGCTATCATTTCCTGTGTTAGCTGCCATAAGATGCATACCGCTGAAGCAGTGGAGAAAACTGCGCAGGATCTTTGTATAAGCTGCCATCACGAAAAGGTTTTCACATGCTACACCTGTCACGATTGA